A window of Anabas testudineus chromosome 7, fAnaTes1.2, whole genome shotgun sequence genomic DNA:
ATCCCTCTGCTggttacctggatcaggtgtgctCAGCCAATCAtaagctggaagataccatttCACTTTGTCCCCCAGCACTCCACCCTCttctgagatggtatcttccacCTTATGGTCCAGGTGAGGCAGGGGTAGTTGGGAAACATGCAGGTGGGCCAGGTTGGAGTTTCACCTCATCTCTCCACCCTTTGAGGCAGGTTAGGGAGTCTTCCTGTCGGACTGTCTGCAGAACAGCGTCCACAGCCTCGGATCTCGTCTCGTAGGAGTCCAGACTGTGAACCAGGGACACAGCGCCGCCATGTGGCGGAGTGAACACGTCTGGATACTGGGTTAACAGAGGAGCTACACGGGGAGGGATCCAGCCAACCTGTGCCCCGTCTATCTCAAACCTGAAGCAGTTGGCACGACAGGATCCTGTGAGGAAACAAGACGGGAGAAGTTAACGCTGCTTTAAAGCAGCCGGTGATCGGCGCCATGTTTATTACCTGCTAAATAAAAGTTATTCATTCGGCGGAGGAGCTGGAGGACTTTGTCCGACCAGGCAGAGTTCGCCATTTTAATTCCGTATTTGTCAACAAACCAGCTAAATCTCGACTCTCACTTTAACAGTTAATGTGTTTGAGTCTAATCGAGCTGAGTAATATTTACACTGACTGGCCGCCATGACAGCGGCACGCACCAATGCGCAtgtctgttcttcttcttcgtgGCCACTTTGCAGTGGtgcaaagtaactaagtacaaaTACTtaaggtacttgtactttactggagtatttaattttaatgccACTTTATACTATGTAATACACTACATATCGGGGAAGTATTGTACGTTTtactacattacatttatttttattactaattatttataaattagattctcaaaactaaaatcaactaataaattaaacagtatTATTATGAATGACCCATTGGTAGTAtagaaaatggtaaaaatgtACTTCTCCTTTTGTTTCACACCAACTACACAAATTACAGCGATCTTTGGCAGTGTTTGAAAATAATTAGGTACCTTTTTTCAGACCTGCACTTGAAGTCTTACCTTCGTCATCATATTCAAACATTACTGGACTTCAGAATAATCATACTTTTGCTCcagtaaatgtatttcataCTAGTTACTTTAGTGAGGTTAGTAATACcaaatacagtttaataataaGGTACCCGGTATTATGCTACATTTTGAAGCATGTACTTTTTAAgtaataatatgtaaaataaaattacacattatttttaataaataataattaataaatcttaattaattaattcattaaattaaatcactCCTAATATCTCCTGATGTTCCTCCATGCTGCAGACGACTGTGCTCTTCTTGGACACTAGGTGGCGACATGTCAGTTGACGTTCCGCAaaaaagacgaagaagaagaaatgctAACCACATCCATGTAGTCTTGTTGAAATTTGGGTTAAATTTATTCAAAACGAGTCTCCGAAGCCTTCAAGAATAAGATCTGGATGGAGGCGTTGAGTTTGAAATATAAAGGAGACACTTACTAGTGCAATGGATTTATTAGCAGCGTTTTCATTTAGCCAGCTCGCTGAGTAGATCTAAATAAAACTAGCTAGCAACCATCCTGGCGGGCTAAAAGCcaaataaaaacctgttttcaccACAAGACGACTCAACATTTATCATCTAACGACTGTGTttcaatcaaaattaaaaggtAAGATTTATTAAATGTCCCAAATACGCCTGTGTCTTATGTGGGACCTTCATCGCGCCCTGTCCTAGCTAACTATACAACATGACACACCAAATTGCATTCACAAATGTTACAATTAAAATTTGTCCTTGAATTATAACCAGCACATTTGAAGGCACAACGCGTTAAGATATTCACAAGTTGAATGTACTGGGAAGTAGCTTTACGGCATACAAGCAACACAAAATACTGTTGTAGAAACTTCCACACGTTATGGTTTTTGTTGACTGTGGAAGCTGCAGAGCAGCCAGGATGCGCAGTGTGAGTAGAAAAATGAGTGGAGTTCTCCTCCTCATCTAAACCAGAGGTCTGGTTattgtgttaatgtttaaaaCCAGAGGCACTAAAGGGTCCCATTcacactgctttgttttttctagCTAAGAGTCAAACGGATTATTAGTAAACTCTAATTCACtctaaaagcaaaagcaaatatGAAAGTAACTGAGTCAGTTACCAACGAACCAAAAGcatcagatttttaaaatgtacatgtcaaacatttcaaactaacTAAGCCTAattgtaaatgtacagtatttttaccTCATGTAGTAGAGTAGAAGTCAATAAGAGAAGTGCCTCAAAATTTAACCTGACATTCTGTACTGGTATTATGTACatacttataataatatatacataacTAACAGCTCGTTTTTCCTCCCTGTTGTCACAGTTTACTGTGAGGCTCCGTCTGAGCTCCATGGCTTCCACAGAGGTCAGTATGCCTGAAATGAGTGAGGTTGTGATCGTCACCATCCCAGACACTGTGAGCGAGGACCTTCCctctgtggtggaggaggaTAAAACCGTGCTGGTCACTGCTGAGCTGACCCCTCAGTCAGGGTATCGTATATAttccatgcaaacacacagctctCTGGTCAGCAACGACACACTGagtgtaatgtttgtttgttatctGATGTGGTTTTCCAGGGAGGATGTCCTCACAGTAACGCCAGTGGAGGCAGAAGCTGAAGTCAGCAGAGCAAATTCACTGTCAAAAGAAGAGGCAGTCATTGGTAATGTGACCTACAAGACTTAATTACACCTAGTAGAATTTGACTGGGCTTGAATTAGCATAATATTTTCGCTACTCTGAGTGAAACCGCTGTTTCCAAGATAGAGATTATAACCAACCTTTAgtcttgttttattgtaattagctgtaaaatatttgtgtaaagTTCTGGTGTTCAGAATTTTGTCAACTAAATGAAATTTAGATGTGCAGCGATTTGttgatgttaaataaaaatcaacaaattacattttggCTACTTTTGACTTTCCATAATCTACTGAATGGAATTCTGATAATAAAACAAGTTGATTTATGGGATTTTTAGGAGCTTAGATAAATGTATTCACTGTTTTTTATGACCACTTCTTTTTTAGTTACTCTCAGGCTCAGACTCCTTTTGGTGAcggtgtttctgtctgtgtttctgcagtgaaGTTAACTGAGGAGGTGGATGTGGAAGCTGATGTCCTCTACCCAATCACCTGCGGAGATGCTAAAGCTACGCTAGTTTGGAAGAAGTTTGTCTGTCCTGGGATTAATGTCAAATGTGTTCAGGTGTGTGACACAACATTTAACGTCTTATGGATAAAGTTTAGGATTAAGAGAATGTTAACAGgatgtttctctgtcctctctgatCAGTTCAATGAGCAGCTCATCAGCCCGaaagagtttgtgtgtttagcgGGGAAATCGACTCTGAAGGACTGGAAGAGAGCCATCCGCCTCAACGGCACCATGCTCAGGTCTGGACGgacacaaaccacaaaaactCTTTCTAAGCAACATTAATTCAACaataatttgtttatgttttattttcacagaaagTCGTGTTTATCACCCATTttaattctctctctttcttcctttgaATAGTTTATGTGCGTTTAACTGATTTGCCTCCTGGTGGCACTGTCCCATCAGACACAGCTGTTGGTAAACAAAAGAGGTTGTGcctttttatcctttttaatTTCACAGAAAGATCATGGACTCAGGTGAACTGGACTTCTACCAGCACACAAAGGTCTGCTCCAACACCTGCCGCAGCACTAAGATAGACCTGGTGGGAACTAAAGTGTCAATCACCAGTGATCACTCTGGTGAACTGGTTCCTgccaccccctcctctgctgATTGTAAGTTCCACAGCCTCAGCCATCGCACTAGTTTAGGGCTCAGTCTGATGTCACGTATTTGAATTAGGGCTACACTGTGGTTTTGGCTAATAGATACACACATTTGTGAATTGTTATCTTAAAACTCTTttccacacagacatgcacaaacatactGAGAAATGTGGTATTTAGTTACTTAGACCTgcttattgttattgttgcttattgagtgttttctgctgtttgtgttgtagtgaACGGAGCAGGAGCCTCGTTTCCTGAGGTGCCAGAGGAAACGTCAGAGTGGGTCACAGCTATCGGAGGTGATCAGCAGCCTGTGTAACCACATTCACCGTCTTGAGGAACAAAATAGATGATTGacatgttgtgtgtctgttttcagaggACTCTGTGGCGTTCTGGCGTACGGTGAAGGAGGCAGGTCTcctggaggaggtggtggaggactTCCAGAACGAGCTGCAGGATGTACTGAAGGGGCTGCAGGAGAGAGTATGTGACCCGCCGCTACAGGTTAAAGGTTAGAACCACAAACGCAGAACCTTCCAcaaaaaatgtgtcagtgaagTCAGCCTGTAAGCGATTTTCTTTGGAAAATCAATAACTAATGTTATAATGAGCATTTTATAATAGAAATGGGTTAACTCATACTTAAGTTGCACATAGATCAACttctaaattattatttatatttgcagaATTGTGAATCATGAGTCAGGATACATTACTAAACTTTCCAGTAGGAGGAAAGTATTGGTTTTGCAGCCCTGCTTCAAATTTGCTCTGTAATTAAACAGCATCAGCTCAAAGAGGCAACTAAACTCCTGTTAATGAATGTACCAGAGAAAATTCAAAAGGAGAAAAGTGGAATATTAAACTGGCAAAATTCAAGATCTGAGCTTCAGACCACATTTAAAGTCTTCCCCCTTTAAACGTGTAAATAACTCAAAGGCTTCTTTAAAAATCTACAGTGATGTTTTCAGCGATGGGTTTTAAAACGTATTTTGCTCTTGAAGCTCCTTGTTTTTTACTGATTGTGTCACATTGAATCATTTTTCCCCCAGATGCTGTTTTGCTCAACAATATAGTCCAGAACTTTGGGATGTTGGACCAAGTGAAGAAGGTTCTGGCCAGTCATAAAAGCCAGATGGACCGTTACAGAGAGCAGTACACTCGCAGCCTCGCTGGTCAGTAAAGGAATCATCTTGACACGTGTGCTGCTCGATGCTGCTCGATGCTGCTCGATGCTGCTCGATGCTGCTCGATGCTGCGTTCAGTGTCACAGGGTGTGTCTGTAAATGTGGCTCATGTGTTGtcttcttctgcagctctggAGCAGCAGTGCGATGAGCACAGGAAACGAGCCAAAGAGTTGAAGAGCAAATCCCAGCACCTCAACAATGTGCTGATGACCCTCACTCCAGTCCCTGCACCCCCTCCACCCAAGCGCCCCCGCCTGACCCGCGCCATCTCCGGCCCAGCGTCTGTGAGCGCCACTCCAACCCAGATTACCCTGCCTCTCAACCAGCTGACCAGCCTGCCGCTGGGCAAGGTGCTGACCGTGTCAGGAGCGGCTCCCGGTGGGTACACCCTCCTGACCTCACCGCTCTCCGGGTCAGAGCTGGCGGCTGATGCCTCTAACCTGACGGTGCTGTCCACTGTGGCGGGTCAGGAGGGCACGGCGGGCACCAGCGGTTCCACAGCCTCCTTTGTGAAAGTCGGGCCTCAGTTCCAGCAGTTCCAGCTGGTGACTCTGCCGGCTGCGCTGCAGAGCTTGGCCACACAGGGCGCCGCCGTCCAACAGCAGATTGGTAGCATCAGTGTGGTGGACGCCATGGAAACCACGGCGGACGACTCACAAGAGGAAAGCCAGGCTAATGATGGTGACGAAGGTCAGCCAGAGCAGGTCAAAGAGGAAGACGGGGATCAGCCAGGTGAGCAGCAGTGAGACAAATCACAGCTGGTGTTTCCCATGTCACAGTTTGTAATTACCTTCAATTCATCGCTTGAATGTGCAGCTTCTGCGAAGGCTTGGAGGCTCGTCcacattttgacttttacagACTGCTCCACATGTTCGTTTGGCATTTTACACAACAGCCGAGCTTTTCTTGTTGATGTCCCTGAACTTTGAAAATACCAAAATGTGTGAGTGGACTCTGGTTTTCTGTAAATACGTATTTGTTTGGAATATATTTGATACAGCTGCTTGTGTATGGGTTTATTCCATTTAGGCCGGATGAAGGAGCACCACCCAGTTTGGTAATAAATGCTCAGTTTTCAGGAACAAAGTGtgtatattgtaaatattaatattaatattaatatgtccTAATTAGTGTACCTTAAGTCAAGGTCTACTTATGAACCTTTTTCTGGAATATTCCACTGATGAACACACTCCGTGTGTTATTTTCACAGCTATTAGCTCAGAGACCTGAAGAGTGTAAATTCAAGACCAACATAGTAttttacctaaaaaaaaatatcagcaGGTTACTGAGTAGATATAAACATGTAGAAACTAAATCTAGTTTTCATTcagtacattaaaaaatatgaacTTGGGATATTGATCCTCATTTATTGATATTAATTGAgtcttttcagtttctcatGTGTTTGGTGATTTTGACTAAACTGGTCACTAACATCTGTTAGTTGGCCACAAGATGGCGCAACGATCCTGGCTTCATCAGATTCAGGTGCTTCTGCCTCTTCGGTCATTTTTATATTCAACTGACTGGTTTTGAATCGGGGGGGttaattaaatgcatttctACGTGCAGCCCCACTGTATTGGTTAATAATCAGTTTTATTCTCGTGATGATGAATCTACTGATCTGCTGAAATCAGTGGAAACATGTTGTTTCCTTTGACGTCGTCAGACAAACAGGAACCTTTTATTCTGGGTTTTATTAAACAAGCTTCCTTTATTGAATGACAGACGATGATGCCAAGAACACACAGATGAGAGTCGTTACACAGAAGGCATTTGAGTAGGCTATAAGTAAGATAGGCAGGCAGATGAGCGTTTTGGATAAATGGTGACATTTCAAGTGAACCTGCAAAAGTTCCTTCTAGTTTCCGTTTCGTCTATAGGCTCAAGTCGTCATAGGAGTAATACGGATCCTCCACGGAGCGCAGAGAGATTTTGAAGTGGCGGCGCAGAAAGCCTCCGTACCGCTTGTCCCACTTCAGGTTGTTCAACTTTGGTCGGACTCTCCTCATGAAGCCTCCGTATCGCTTCTGCAGCTCCTCGGGCTCCAGGTTCTCCAGGTTCTCCAGGTTCTCCAGGTTCTCCTGCTCCGCTGAGCTACTCCTCTTTGTCTTGGGGCCGAATTTGCGTAAAAAGCCGCCGTAACGTTTAACGTAACCAGTGAGCATCTCGTCCTCCGGAGCACCGTCTGTGTCCTCCGCTGTGTCCacatctctctcctccagcctcTTCAACAAGTCCTCGTATTTTCTGGGCACCACTGCGGCCTTCAGAACGTAATTATCGCGCCACGGAGAGCTGAAGATTTTGTTCTTGCTCTTGTCGATCCTCTTGATGAAGCCGCCGTAGCGTTTGACCAGGTCTGCCTGCtgactctcctcctcctccgcagCCTCATCCTGGCTGAAGTCCGCCTCCGCCGGAGCCGGGCCGCAGCCCTCCAGCTGCCCCTCACACTCCGCGCTGCACGACTACAGGACACGGAGAGAAGAGTGAGAACCAGCGATTACTGTGCGTGTTCGTGGGGTGTCAACACAAATACTGGGCGTCTGTCAGAACCCAGTTCTCCATTATATTTTCCTTTAAAGCTcttaactgcaaacacaacacaacataaccAACTTGTCCAAAGCTTTGGGATTTTCGCAAAAGATGCCGTGATTTAGGAAACtcatcttattattattattattggcaTCTTTAGGAATTTAAAACAACTCAATAACTCCAAGTTGTACTGAAGAGACAAATTAATGTCTTTTGGAAGTTTAGAGTTTACTTAATTTTTGCATAATTTCTGAATTAGAattctccatccatctctctctctcgtgtAAAGTTGGTCTTACCAAGCTGCTGAAGGCGGCGTTGGGGCTGAGGATTTGTTGCGCGCATTTCTGACACTGGGAAGAGCACTCTGTGTGGATGGAGGGCGGCAGGCTCAGCATCAGTACCAGGACATACCACTCCATTCTGCACCAGAtccctgacacacaaacacaaaaacaacacaggtgGTGCCGATGAATCTGAATTCATCTCGGTGTGAGACCGACTCTAAAAAATTCATCCCAAAATTTCACCAGTactaatataaattaattattagaaacatataatttcttttgttctcaTAACTCctttaaagaaacattattATCACGCAGACTTGTGCGCAGTGCGTAATTGCGCGCAAATACCAAAcggaaaaaacatgaaatgttttttaaat
This region includes:
- the gmeb2 gene encoding glucocorticoid modulatory element-binding protein 2 → MASTEVSMPEMSEVVIVTIPDTVSEDLPSVVEEDKTVLVTAELTPQSGEDVLTVTPVEAEAEVSRANSLSKEEAVIVKLTEEVDVEADVLYPITCGDAKATLVWKKFVCPGINVKCVQFNEQLISPKEFVCLAGKSTLKDWKRAIRLNGTMLRKIMDSGELDFYQHTKVCSNTCRSTKIDLVGTKVSITSDHSGELVPATPSSADLNGAGASFPEVPEETSEWVTAIGEDSVAFWRTVKEAGLLEEVVEDFQNELQDVLKGLQERVCDPPLQVKDAVLLNNIVQNFGMLDQVKKVLASHKSQMDRYREQYTRSLAALEQQCDEHRKRAKELKSKSQHLNNVLMTLTPVPAPPPPKRPRLTRAISGPASVSATPTQITLPLNQLTSLPLGKVLTVSGAAPGGYTLLTSPLSGSELAADASNLTVLSTVAGQEGTAGTSGSTASFVKVGPQFQQFQLVTLPAALQSLATQGAAVQQQIGSISVVDAMETTADDSQEESQANDGDEGQPEQVKEEDGDQPGEQQ
- the pdyn gene encoding proenkephalin-B codes for the protein MEWYVLVLMLSLPPSIHTECSSQCQKCAQQILSPNAAFSSLSCSAECEGQLEGCGPAPAEADFSQDEAAEEEESQQADLVKRYGGFIKRIDKSKNKIFSSPWRDNYVLKAAVVPRKYEDLLKRLEERDVDTAEDTDGAPEDEMLTGYVKRYGGFLRKFGPKTKRSSSAEQENLENLENLENLEPEELQKRYGGFMRRVRPKLNNLKWDKRYGGFLRRHFKISLRSVEDPYYSYDDLSL